A portion of the Clostridium estertheticum genome contains these proteins:
- a CDS encoding YmaF family protein: MSKHDDNCGCEKKHDDKECKKENQFHDHEFLGSVRLAEVGSEDVHNHRFAGVSGPAIPVQGGHVHKVKSRTDFFDHFHEFEATTGLPIPVGNDGKHVHFVEAKTNVVDGHFHELIFATLINAPIFEEEA, from the coding sequence ATGTCAAAGCATGATGATAATTGTGGCTGTGAAAAAAAACATGATGATAAAGAGTGTAAAAAAGAAAATCAATTTCACGACCATGAATTTTTAGGAAGCGTTAGATTAGCTGAAGTAGGTAGTGAGGATGTTCATAATCATAGATTTGCTGGAGTATCAGGTCCTGCAATACCAGTTCAAGGTGGGCATGTTCATAAAGTTAAATCAAGAACAGACTTTTTTGACCACTTTCATGAATTTGAAGCGACTACAGGTTTACCAATACCCGTTGGCAATGATGGCAAGCATGTCCATTTTGTAGAGGCTAAAACTAATGTCGTTGATGGCCATTTCCACGAGTTAATATTTGCTACACTTATAAATGCTCCAATATTTGAAGAAGAAGCTTAG
- a CDS encoding nitroreductase family protein, whose amino-acid sequence MNEVLKAIKERRTTRKFKPEQIKEEELQAIIEAGLYAPSGTNQQPWHFTVIQNKDLIDEMNFEAKEVFKQSDNEFLRKVGFNDKYKVTYDAPTIILISGLNNNHYTEVDCAAATQNMLLAAHSLGIASCWCGAPSAAFNGGKKEELISKLNIPEDYTPFYTVLLGYSDNTPSKGPERKENTVQYLR is encoded by the coding sequence ATGAATGAAGTATTAAAAGCTATAAAAGAAAGAAGAACTACAAGAAAATTTAAACCAGAACAAATAAAAGAAGAAGAGTTACAAGCAATAATAGAAGCAGGTCTTTATGCACCAAGTGGTACAAATCAACAGCCTTGGCATTTTACAGTTATACAAAATAAGGATCTAATAGATGAAATGAATTTTGAGGCAAAAGAAGTTTTTAAGCAATCAGATAATGAATTTCTGAGAAAAGTAGGATTCAATGATAAATATAAAGTTACATATGATGCACCTACAATTATTTTAATATCGGGATTAAATAATAATCACTATACAGAGGTAGACTGTGCAGCAGCTACACAAAACATGTTATTAGCAGCACATTCTTTAGGAATAGCATCATGCTGGTGCGGTGCACCTTCAGCGGCATTTAACGGAGGAAAGAAGGAAGAGCTTATATCTAAATTAAATATACCTGAGGACTACACTCCATTTTATACAGTGCTTTTAGGATACTCAGATAATACTCCTTCAAAAGGCCCAGAAAGAAAAGAGAATACAGTCCAATATTTAAGATAA
- a CDS encoding acyl-CoA dehydrogenase family protein — protein MNFKFQEDEQKVIDIIHDFGVKEVAPLAAELDKEERFPAESRQKLANMGMMGICYPKEYGGAGHSYLNYIAVIEELAKHCATTSVMLSDHHSLGSWPIFEYGTEEQKKKFLTPLLKGEKLGAFAVTEPMAGSDVGNQQTTAVDKGDYWLLNGTKIFITNGFYADTYFVTAMTDKSQRHRGISAFIVEKGTPGFSFGTKEKKMGICGSATYELIFQDCKIPKENQLGESGKGFKMTLATLDGGRIGVAAQALGIAQTAIDHSVNYVKEHTQSGERISQFQYAQWELADMQTKVDAARLLVYRAAQAKQDHEPFSHLAAMGKLYAAEAATNVTRRCLQLAGYDGCSCDFPFERFFRDAKITEIYEGTSEVQKMVISSWMGVK, from the coding sequence ATGAATTTTAAATTTCAAGAAGACGAGCAAAAGGTAATTGATATAATTCATGACTTTGGAGTGAAAGAAGTTGCGCCCTTGGCTGCAGAACTAGACAAAGAGGAGAGGTTTCCAGCAGAAAGCAGACAAAAACTAGCGAATATGGGGATGATGGGAATTTGTTATCCAAAAGAATACGGTGGTGCCGGACATTCATATCTCAATTATATAGCGGTTATTGAAGAATTGGCAAAACACTGTGCCACTACTTCTGTAATGTTGTCTGATCATCATTCACTGGGTAGCTGGCCAATATTTGAATATGGTACAGAAGAACAAAAAAAGAAATTTTTAACTCCACTTCTTAAAGGTGAAAAATTGGGAGCATTTGCAGTGACAGAACCTATGGCAGGAAGTGATGTAGGAAATCAACAGACAACAGCTGTTGATAAAGGCGATTATTGGCTGTTGAATGGAACAAAAATCTTTATTACAAATGGTTTTTATGCTGATACCTACTTTGTGACAGCAATGACAGACAAGAGTCAGCGACATAGAGGAATTTCAGCATTTATCGTAGAAAAAGGAACTCCCGGATTTAGCTTTGGTACAAAGGAAAAGAAAATGGGAATCTGTGGTTCCGCCACATATGAGCTGATTTTTCAGGATTGCAAAATTCCAAAAGAAAACCAGCTAGGAGAATCAGGAAAAGGATTTAAAATGACTTTGGCTACATTGGATGGTGGACGAATTGGTGTCGCAGCACAGGCTCTTGGGATAGCACAAACTGCAATTGATCATTCTGTAAATTATGTAAAAGAACATACACAATCTGGAGAGCGGATTTCTCAGTTCCAATATGCACAATGGGAACTTGCAGATATGCAAACAAAAGTGGACGCTGCACGTCTACTTGTATACCGTGCAGCACAGGCGAAACAAGACCACGAGCCATTCTCTCATTTGGCGGCTATGGGTAAATTATATGCGGCAGAAGCAGCTACCAATGTAACCCGTCGCTGTCTTCAGCTAGCAGGATATGATGGATGTTCTTGTGACTTTCCTTTTGAGCGTTTTTTTCGAGATGCTAAAATCACAGAAATCTATGAAGGAACAAGCGAGGTGCAAAAAATGGTTATTTCATCATGGATGGGAGTTAAATAA
- a CDS encoding LysR family transcriptional regulator, with amino-acid sequence MNTNYLITLKTILEAGSFQKGALKLNYTQSTITYQVKQLEKELSIKLFEKIGRKMILTQAGNDILPFIKTILQATEQINNYGKGISEMNGSLRVVVPDSLLIYLLQPVIQVFRQKAPNVQLIINAMNCIDIREQLINGSADIGIHCDVGNYPATIALEELGAFRVCMVAPPFVDSKELDFITPHQRKTLNMISSEPHSSYQKVIMEYLTEKDIILNQTMEMWSIDAVKKSVINNLGISYLPIFAVEEELKSGALIQVKTGLDDTLFSSFCSYHKNKWISPPMELFLQLAQKFLGKTCM; translated from the coding sequence ATGAATACAAACTATTTGATTACATTGAAAACAATTTTAGAAGCTGGAAGTTTTCAAAAGGGTGCACTCAAACTAAATTATACACAATCGACTATCACTTATCAGGTTAAACAACTTGAGAAAGAACTATCAATAAAACTGTTTGAAAAAATTGGGAGAAAAATGATATTAACTCAGGCTGGAAATGATATACTGCCGTTTATCAAAACTATTTTACAAGCGACAGAACAGATCAATAATTATGGTAAAGGCATTTCAGAAATGAATGGATCTCTGAGAGTAGTGGTGCCTGATTCATTACTAATCTATTTGTTACAGCCAGTCATACAAGTTTTTCGACAAAAAGCACCTAATGTACAGCTTATTATTAATGCAATGAATTGTATCGACATACGGGAACAGTTAATAAATGGTAGTGCTGATATTGGAATCCACTGCGATGTTGGTAATTATCCTGCTACAATTGCGTTAGAAGAATTGGGTGCGTTTAGGGTATGCATGGTTGCACCGCCTTTTGTTGATTCTAAAGAACTTGACTTTATCACTCCGCATCAACGAAAAACCTTGAATATGATTAGCAGTGAACCGCATAGTTCCTATCAAAAAGTAATCATGGAATACCTAACTGAAAAGGATATTATCTTAAATCAAACCATGGAAATGTGGAGTATCGACGCTGTAAAAAAGAGTGTAATTAACAATTTAGGAATTTCGTATCTTCCTATTTTTGCAGTAGAAGAAGAATTAAAAAGTGGTGCTCTGATTCAGGTAAAGACTGGACTTGATGATACATTATTTTCTTCTTTTTGTTCTTATCACAAAAACAAATGGATAAGTCCGCCAATGGAATTGTTTTTACAGCTAGCGCAAAAATTCTTAGGAAAAACATGTATGTAA